From Butyricimonas paravirosa, one genomic window encodes:
- a CDS encoding TlpA family protein disulfide reductase — protein sequence MKKIVIFLFWIVVGMVTGCVSNDTTKVIITAENYPLDTVRIVWMAGGEFKGEKVPLKNGKGEVEISAPEYTLVSIINDDPAQRITYGDGIIPSPSINFFAEMGQRIRVQFDGERWPIARIDGGKVNEDYMRLWGKKGPLERKKWELMRVLYSSEDVDKEPLKQEISAIREACQQMEYEFIPLNPDSYVSLHLLPGVRTSLPFEKYEQLFLNLSERVRNTEMGKSTSEQIAMTKKSLPGQPAPDFSKVDKKGNTIRLSDLKGKYVLIDFWGTWCIPCRRSHPHLVELHEKYAPKGVYFINVAQENDMKFRDNWLKVIEEDKMTWTQILNNEGQEGCDVVRLFSVTTFPTKVLIDQEGRIVGRYLGDSKELDKELEMIFGE from the coding sequence ATGAAAAAAATAGTCATTTTTCTATTTTGGATAGTCGTGGGAATGGTAACGGGTTGTGTCTCGAATGACACAACGAAGGTGATCATCACGGCAGAGAATTACCCGCTTGATACTGTTCGGATCGTGTGGATGGCAGGCGGAGAGTTCAAGGGGGAAAAAGTACCTTTAAAGAATGGTAAGGGAGAGGTTGAGATTTCGGCGCCGGAATACACGTTAGTGTCTATTATTAATGATGATCCTGCGCAGAGAATTACTTATGGAGATGGAATTATTCCATCTCCTTCAATCAATTTTTTTGCTGAAATGGGGCAAAGGATTCGTGTGCAGTTTGATGGAGAGAGATGGCCTATTGCTCGAATTGACGGGGGAAAAGTGAATGAGGACTATATGCGGCTGTGGGGCAAAAAGGGGCCGTTGGAACGAAAGAAATGGGAACTGATGCGGGTGTTGTATTCTTCGGAAGATGTGGATAAGGAGCCATTAAAACAAGAAATCAGTGCCATTCGGGAAGCGTGTCAACAAATGGAGTATGAATTTATCCCGTTGAATCCGGATAGCTATGTATCACTTCATTTGTTACCCGGTGTCCGTACGTCTCTGCCTTTTGAAAAATATGAGCAATTGTTTCTGAATTTAAGTGAAAGGGTGAGAAATACGGAGATGGGGAAGAGTACGTCAGAACAGATTGCCATGACGAAAAAATCATTACCGGGACAGCCTGCTCCGGATTTTTCGAAGGTAGATAAAAAAGGGAATACCATTCGTTTGTCTGATTTGAAGGGGAAATATGTTCTTATCGACTTTTGGGGGACATGGTGTATTCCGTGTCGTCGATCTCATCCGCATCTAGTGGAATTACATGAGAAGTATGCACCCAAGGGGGTGTATTTTATCAATGTGGCGCAGGAGAATGATATGAAATTTCGGGATAATTGGCTAAAAGTAATTGAGGAAGATAAGATGACATGGACCCAGATATTGAATAATGAAGGGCAGGAAGGGTGTGATGTGGTGAGGTTATTTTCCGTAACTACTTTCCCGACGAAGGTACTCATTGATCAGGAGGGGAGGATTGTGGGGCGCTACTTGGGGGATTCCAAGGAGTTGGATAAGGAACTGGAAATGATTTTCGGGGAATAA
- a CDS encoding RagB/SusD family nutrient uptake outer membrane protein has protein sequence MRYNTIINKWSILTEQCHKTFICLVSVVVMFFSAGCDDFLDVAPSSSVSIPTFIEDYENMLYPFYLKYNANPILAVMGDDVYWSKSFYNSWSGNEQFRRAYLWSDEIYDQTMSNTHWNQQYGMIYTFNKIVDEVRNVPNEAMGNLLVIEAEARAYRALTYFNLVSVYAKPYALANESDPGIPVIQKNDVTETKRERTPVREVYNFIIRDLDSAIKYLPPHPTKASRYQAAGLNVIGLKAKVLYHMNEYGRALTELENFFELLATTTSRFNYSYALFNYQNATPTPYDPSGLPSVYDPVADVEDVMINEYMFDPTKGSLYTGSIAVLASNHLMSLFPADGDRRKELMLSKTGTDADEPDRVIKEGHYSNTGISMPDIYLMIAECYARSNRTTEALKYLNELRENRLTPATYTELSSSDSQVILRWVLEERIKEFVATGHRWLDMRRLWNDPVGSALIEKTRTFDGKTYTLTENRLTVRIPEYVMEFNPGWEQNP, from the coding sequence ATGAGATATAATACAATAATAAATAAATGGAGCATCTTGACGGAACAATGTCATAAAACATTCATTTGTCTGGTGTCCGTGGTGGTGATGTTTTTTTCTGCCGGGTGTGATGACTTTCTGGATGTTGCACCTTCATCAAGCGTGTCGATTCCTACCTTTATTGAGGATTACGAAAATATGCTTTATCCGTTTTATCTGAAATATAATGCGAACCCGATTCTTGCCGTTATGGGGGATGATGTTTACTGGTCTAAGAGTTTCTACAATAGCTGGTCCGGGAATGAACAGTTCCGGAGGGCATATCTATGGAGCGATGAGATATACGACCAGACGATGAGTAACACACATTGGAACCAGCAATATGGGATGATTTACACGTTCAATAAAATTGTTGACGAAGTGAGGAATGTGCCGAACGAGGCGATGGGGAATTTATTGGTGATCGAGGCGGAGGCGAGAGCGTACAGGGCTTTGACTTATTTCAATCTTGTCAGTGTCTATGCGAAACCTTATGCTTTGGCTAATGAAAGTGATCCCGGTATTCCCGTTATTCAGAAAAATGACGTGACGGAAACCAAACGGGAGAGAACGCCTGTTCGGGAAGTGTACAACTTTATCATCAGAGATTTGGATTCTGCTATCAAGTATTTGCCGCCCCACCCGACAAAGGCATCCCGCTATCAAGCCGCGGGGTTGAATGTTATCGGGTTAAAAGCAAAGGTGCTTTATCACATGAATGAGTACGGGCGTGCTTTGACCGAGTTGGAGAATTTCTTTGAACTACTGGCGACGACGACTTCCCGGTTTAATTATAGCTATGCTCTTTTTAATTACCAGAATGCGACACCGACGCCTTACGACCCATCCGGGTTACCCTCGGTTTATGACCCGGTCGCTGACGTGGAAGATGTGATGATCAATGAATATATGTTCGATCCCACGAAAGGTTCTCTTTATACCGGATCTATTGCTGTGCTGGCATCGAATCATCTGATGAGTTTGTTTCCCGCTGATGGGGACAGAAGGAAGGAATTGATGCTTAGTAAAACAGGGACGGATGCGGATGAGCCTGATCGGGTGATTAAGGAGGGGCATTATTCGAACACGGGTATTTCGATGCCTGACATCTATTTGATGATAGCCGAGTGTTATGCGCGAAGTAACCGGACAACCGAAGCGTTGAAGTATCTTAATGAATTGAGGGAGAATCGTCTCACTCCTGCAACTTATACAGAATTGTCATCTTCTGATTCACAGGTTATTTTAAGGTGGGTATTGGAGGAGAGAATAAAGGAGTTTGTTGCAACAGGACATCGTTGGCTTGATATGCGGCGTTTATGGAATGATCCGGTGGGGAGTGCCTTGATCGAGAAAACAAGAACCTTTGATGGGAAAACTTATACCCTTACAGAGAACCGGTTGACCGTGCGTATTCCGGAATATGTGATGGAATTTAATCCGGGGTGGGAGCAAAATCCATGA
- a CDS encoding outer membrane beta-barrel protein produces MKSIIITLTLLCSFSFFSQAEKTNQADTIKNVHLQEKREKGEVWKTQVLSDPLHSRVYQRSQNPRFRGHWSGFNLGFADFSISNEQLDEAGDYLDLERKNSLVMQFNMFQYSMRLNKLNNIGLVTGLGLEYQRFRFANKNSIERGDGGQIYPMEVENVKKSSFKNLYLTVPLIFEWQFPAKKYQRAYVAAGVMGGLRLHTKTKVVYKNENGDTRRMKNSGNYSMNPVKADAVVRVGYYKLALWGSYTLTNMMEKNKAPEIHPYTIGFGVNF; encoded by the coding sequence ATGAAAAGTATTATTATCACCTTGACCTTATTATGCAGCTTTTCCTTTTTTTCTCAGGCAGAAAAAACGAATCAAGCCGATACCATAAAGAACGTACATCTTCAGGAAAAACGAGAAAAAGGAGAAGTCTGGAAAACGCAAGTGCTAAGTGATCCTCTCCATAGTAGGGTATATCAACGCAGCCAGAATCCGCGTTTCCGAGGACACTGGAGCGGTTTCAACCTAGGCTTTGCCGATTTCTCTATTAGTAATGAACAACTGGATGAAGCCGGAGATTATTTAGATTTGGAACGTAAAAATTCACTCGTCATGCAATTCAACATGTTCCAGTATAGCATGCGCCTCAACAAGCTAAACAACATCGGTTTAGTTACCGGTTTGGGATTAGAGTATCAACGTTTCCGCTTTGCTAACAAAAACAGCATCGAACGAGGTGACGGCGGACAAATCTACCCGATGGAAGTTGAAAACGTCAAAAAGAGTTCTTTCAAGAACCTTTACCTGACCGTACCTCTTATCTTCGAATGGCAATTCCCGGCCAAGAAATACCAACGTGCCTACGTGGCAGCCGGAGTGATGGGCGGTTTAAGATTACATACCAAAACAAAAGTCGTTTACAAAAACGAAAACGGTGATACCCGTCGCATGAAAAATTCCGGTAATTATAGTATGAACCCGGTAAAAGCAGATGCCGTGGTTCGTGTCGGATATTACAAACTGGCATTATGGGGAAGTTACACTCTTACGAACATGATGGAAAAGAACAAAGCCCCCGAAATCCACCCGTACACAATCGGGTTTGGGGTAAATTTCTAA
- the dusB gene encoding tRNA dihydrouridine synthase DusB has product MIVGGKDVGDRPLILAPMEEVTNPPFRKFCKRYGADWLYSEFVSADALVRSINKTVKKLTIEENERPVTIQIYGRFIDSMVEAAKIVEEVQPDFIDINFGCPVKRVAAKGAGAGMLRDVPLMVEMAKQIVQAVKIPVTAKTRLGWDCENIIIDDVAERLQDVGISALAIHGRTRSQMYKGEADWEPIARVKQNPRIKIPIIGNGDIDSPQKVKEAFERYGVDGVMIGRATIGKPWIFEQIKHYLSTGEILPELSVPAQIEIIKEQILLSMEWLDEVRGLFHMRRHMACMFKGLPHFRDLRIQMLQAPTIEELWGVFDQIAERYGSMDPEDLVEEDLNS; this is encoded by the coding sequence ATGATTGTCGGAGGAAAAGATGTAGGAGATCGGCCGTTGATTCTGGCCCCGATGGAAGAGGTTACCAATCCCCCTTTCCGGAAATTCTGTAAACGCTATGGGGCCGACTGGCTCTATTCGGAATTCGTGTCGGCGGATGCATTGGTGCGTTCTATTAACAAGACGGTTAAGAAGTTGACGATAGAAGAGAATGAACGTCCGGTGACGATACAGATTTATGGACGGTTTATTGATTCCATGGTTGAGGCGGCAAAAATAGTTGAAGAGGTTCAGCCCGATTTTATAGATATAAATTTCGGTTGTCCGGTGAAACGGGTGGCCGCCAAAGGGGCGGGGGCAGGAATGCTCCGGGATGTTCCTTTGATGGTGGAGATGGCCAAACAGATCGTGCAGGCGGTGAAAATTCCGGTGACGGCAAAGACCCGTTTGGGATGGGATTGCGAGAATATTATCATTGATGACGTGGCGGAGCGCTTGCAGGATGTCGGGATCAGTGCGTTGGCCATTCACGGGCGGACCCGCTCGCAGATGTATAAAGGAGAGGCGGACTGGGAACCGATTGCCCGGGTAAAACAAAATCCTCGTATTAAGATCCCGATTATCGGGAACGGGGATATAGATTCACCACAGAAGGTGAAAGAAGCTTTTGAACGTTATGGCGTTGACGGGGTGATGATCGGGCGTGCCACGATCGGGAAACCTTGGATTTTCGAGCAAATCAAGCATTATTTGTCCACAGGAGAGATATTACCGGAATTGTCGGTTCCGGCCCAGATAGAGATCATCAAGGAACAGATTTTGTTGTCCATGGAATGGTTGGATGAGGTGAGAGGTTTGTTCCATATGCGGCGACACATGGCCTGTATGTTTAAAGGCTTGCCTCATTTCCGGGACTTGCGGATTCAAATGTTACAAGCTCCTACTATTGAAGAGTTGTGGGGTGTGTTTGACCAAATTGCAGAACGCTACGGTTCGATGGATCCCGAAGATCTAGTGGAGGAGGATCTGAATAGTTAG